A stretch of the Aggregatibacter sp. HMT-949 genome encodes the following:
- a CDS encoding NADH:ubiquinone reductase (Na(+)-transporting) subunit B has translation MGLKNLFEKMEPAFLPGGKYSKFYPIFESIYTLLYTPGTVTHKNTHVRDALDSKRMMITVFLALFPAIFYGMYNVGNQAIPALNQLGNLAQLIASDWHYALANSLGVDLTLNAGWGSKMALGAIFFLPIYIVVFTVCTIWELLFSVVRGHEVNEGMFVSTILFALIVPPTLPLWQAAFGITFGIVVAKEIFGGVGRNFMNPALAGRAFLFFAYPAQISGDLVWTAADGFSGATALSQWSQGGQSALQHTVSGQPISWMDAFIGNIPGSMGEVSTLAILIGGAIIVFTRIAAWRIIAGVMIGMIATSTLFNLIGSDTNPMFSMPWHWHLVLGGFALGMVFMATDPVSASFTNTGKWWYGALIGVMAVLIRTVNPAYPEGMMLAILFANLFAPIFDYIVVQANIKRRRARTNG, from the coding sequence ATGGGTTTAAAAAATCTTTTTGAAAAAATGGAACCCGCGTTTTTACCGGGAGGTAAATACAGCAAGTTTTATCCGATCTTTGAATCGATTTACACCTTGCTTTACACACCGGGTACGGTAACGCACAAAAACACGCACGTTCGTGATGCGTTAGACTCAAAACGTATGATGATCACCGTGTTCCTTGCATTGTTCCCGGCAATTTTCTACGGTATGTACAATGTGGGTAATCAAGCGATTCCTGCGTTAAACCAATTAGGCAATTTAGCGCAATTAATTGCAAGCGATTGGCACTATGCGCTCGCTAACAGCCTCGGGGTAGATTTAACCCTAAATGCAGGCTGGGGCAGCAAAATGGCATTAGGTGCGATCTTCTTCCTGCCGATTTATATCGTGGTATTTACCGTTTGTACGATTTGGGAACTACTATTCTCCGTTGTGCGTGGACATGAAGTAAATGAAGGGATGTTCGTTTCTACTATTCTTTTCGCGTTAATCGTTCCGCCGACATTGCCATTATGGCAAGCGGCATTCGGTATCACCTTTGGTATCGTGGTCGCGAAAGAAATCTTTGGTGGCGTAGGTCGTAACTTTATGAATCCTGCGCTTGCCGGTCGTGCATTCTTGTTCTTTGCGTATCCGGCACAAATTTCCGGTGACTTGGTGTGGACTGCAGCAGACGGTTTCTCCGGCGCAACCGCACTTTCACAATGGTCACAAGGCGGCCAAAGCGCATTACAACATACCGTAAGCGGTCAACCGATTTCTTGGATGGACGCATTTATCGGTAATATTCCGGGTTCGATGGGTGAAGTTTCGACCCTCGCCATCTTAATCGGCGGTGCAATTATCGTATTCACCCGCATTGCCGCATGGCGCATTATCGCCGGCGTAATGATTGGTATGATTGCAACTTCAACCTTATTCAATCTTATCGGTTCTGATACCAACCCAATGTTCTCGATGCCTTGGCATTGGCACCTTGTTTTAGGTGGTTTTGCGTTAGGTATGGTGTTTATGGCGACCGATCCGGTTTCCGCGTCTTTCACCAACACCGGTAAATGGTGGTACGGTGCGTTAATCGGCGTGATGGCAGTATTAATTCGTACCGTGAACCCGGCTTATCCGGAAGGCATGATGTTAGCGATTTTATTTGCGAATTTATTCGCACCGATTTTTGACTACATCGTGGTACAAGCAAATATCAAACGTCGGAGAGCAAGAACAAATGGCTAA